The genomic segment CCCTCCaatacctccagcgaccaggatgccatcacctcccgagcacgctgctttatccactcctggtgctgctcccttccacgctgcttggtccgtttgtggtgggtggttctgtaacggccgtctgaaagagtagaccaaggcacagcgtggatagtgctcatcatgtatttatttctggtgaacacttaaacaaaataacaaaaacgacagccaaacagttctgtcaggtaatactcacgaaacagaaaataaccacccacaaaacccaaaggaaaacaggctacctaagtatggctcccaatcagcaacaacaatgtacagctgtccctgattgagagccataccaggccaaaacaaagaaatacaaaaacagaaaaaaggacgtagaatgcccaccctagtcacaccctggcctaaccaaaatagagaataaaaccctctctatggccagggcgtgacacccaagtaaaagtgaaagtcacccagtaaaatcctacttgagtaaaagtagacTTAAATATacttaacaaagaaataggtactcctatatggtTAATTTAGTTagtaatgtaactttagttgttctacaaatgttggtctatttgtttagatttttaatacattgtaaggttgcatgatgagactctaatgatgatttgaaaaaagtcacttaaaaggcatgagctctgcttagcTTTttacgcaggctgtacacactccaaTAGTAACTCATTCCCAAatatgacaagcacttgataatgcctcgaatttcacagcggcatcccctttgtgactgtaatgcaccctaaaaaaatccaaGCCTTTTGCGGCCCagagtgctgcgttgtgcccttctccctgagtgtgctgcgcAATCTACACGGCTCTCCGTCACATCTTTCTCacgtctttctcacaggctacaagttaaACAGACCCATCGGGGACGAAACTGCGtgcatccttatccaattccgaggtgcatattgaagatattggaagaactgtccacatttacttttcatcagccaacaagatgagtaggcctaacgaacagcaaaatcactagcctatgtctACTATCCCCCCACAGTACAAAAGTCGACTATTcaattctgtgcgagaaataaatattcaaaACATAGtcggacagttgtgggatgcgatagatcccaaatgaatataaccactagcatctaaaaacctgttttatgcaatgtggctgatacaacagatcagaacatttagcttaaaatattGATAAACTAGAGATGACTTATTAAAAGGCTGTTTGTCTCATCCAGTCCTAGACATGTTCCTGTACCTCCTTGGGCTGGTGGTGTTTTACTACCTGTACCGCTGGTTCCGGGAGATCCCCAGAGTCCCAGACAAAGGAGACAAATATGTCTACATCACGGGGTGTGACTCTGGTTTCGGCAACCTACTGGCCAGACATCTGGACGAGCTGGGTTTCTGTGTGATCGCATCCTGCTTcacagagaagggagaggaagatTTGAGGAAGGCCTGTTCAGACAGAttcaccaccctccacctggACGTCAAAAAGAACGAGAGCGTCGACAAAGCAGCTGCTTTGATTAAAGACAAAGTTGGGGCTAGGGGTGAGTGTCAGTGTTTATATTGAAAAGCAAACAGTCCTATCATCATCatttgtttcaaccagtcaaattatGCAATATTACCAGTTCAGTTGACATTCATGTTAGTGCCGGTATCTTTGTCCTTATGTCCCCTTCTTACCAAACACCTGTGAAATAATGGCTGTTCAAAGAACTACCTAATGACCTGTCACCTTCTAGGCCTGTGGGCTGTGGTGAACAACGCAGGTGTGGCCATCCCCTCGGCCCCCTGTGATTGGCTGACCATTGATGACTACAAGTCCATGCTGGACGTGAATCTGAATGGGGTCATCGCAGTCACCCTGAGTGTGCTGCCCCTCATCAAGAAGGCCAGGGGTCGCGTGGTCAACGTAGCCAGTGTGTTCGGCAGGATCAGTCCAGTCGGAGGACCTTACACCGTGTCTAAGTATGGAGTGGAGGCCTTCAATGACAGTCTCAGgtgaaacaacacaacaacacattatCCTATCCATGCCATATTTTTTatctgtgttttttttaaatatatatacatacattcaGTAATCTAGCAATGGTGAACCATAAGCAATACAACTTTGACTGTTTGACTTGATGAAACAATCTGTAACATATCAGAAGTAAATTTGTAAACAGAAGTTTTGTTACCTTGTTTTTCAGGAGAAACATGGCACCTTTCGGAGTCAAAGTCCTCTGCATTGAGCCAGGATTTTTCAAGACCACCGTGACTGACTCGGTAGTCCTGGGGAAAAGCATCAAGCAGCTGTGGGAGAAGATGCCACAACAAGTCAGAGATGATTATGGACCTGATTATTTGGACAAGGGTAAATATTAAAGTTTTATTTTCCTACATTCTGGAATGTATTAACTTacacaaatgttttatttatccTATGCAAAATGTGGCCATTTTTTAAATTCTGTCTGCCCACTGTGACATCCAGTCTTTCAAAGGATTTGATCTATTCAGAAAGCATTATTCACCCCTATATTCTAGTGAAAGTGGCCATCCTGAATAGCTAAAGACAAACATGTAACATGGTTCCTAACCTTCCCTGTCCCTTCTAGTGGACGTGATGATGAGGGAGAAGCTTGCCAAGATGTCTGACACCGACTTAATGAAGGTGGTGAGCTGTATGGAGCATGCTATCTCTGCCGTCCGTCCTCGCACCCGCTACTCACCAGGGTGGGACGCCAAGCTCTTCTGGATCCCCATGTCCTACATGCCAACCGGGTTTGCCGACTGGCTACTGCTCAAGGAAGCCATCCTACCAGCCAAGGCTGTCAACTAAGGCTGACGTAAGATTGTCAGTGTTTATGCTGTCAGAACAAATATTTGATTGTGCTGTGCTACTGCTTGTCTATAATGAATATAACACTTTTGTACCCTACGGTCTGCAGGCCGAAATACAGTATGATGTAAGCTTTGCTACAGTTTAACCTCtgacttgtaacaaaaaataaaagccatAGTTGCTATTTGGTTCCACTTGTTTCCCCTCTTTTATTCAGTGCATTCTCTATGCCAAtgtcaaagatggtggataactGACGATAGTTCACTCAGGCCGTTCATCATTGAAAAAAAATTCAGTTACAGTTCACTTAAGGGAATGGCTCTACCATGGACACCAATTCAATTGCAGCTGGGTCCGGTCTACTTAATTCATTGACTTCCATTGAAACAGAAAATTTGTGGGATGTCTCGCTTCTTCTTCCATCTCTGGCCAGTATGATATGGGCAGTGTTGGGTTGGTCTTTGAAAACTTTACAAGAGAAATGGGGATTAAGGTCAAGGTTTGACAGTCTTTGTCCTTGGTGTGCTGATATTGGTATGTTGAAGGATAACCTGCAATAAGTGACCAAAAAGGAAGTTCACAAGATTTGAATCATTCAGATTCTCTCAACTTCACTGATATTAGCAGTTATGATTCAAATACCTCCACGTTCACGACTTAAATATTCAATTCTATAACAATTGTAAATATTGGTAGGAGATAAGTACGTCTATGAAAGACTTACACCCTTTTATTTCGATCTTGTAGCCCATGTCAGATGTCTACcttaaatacatacagtaccagtcaaaagtttagacacacctactcattcaagggtctttcttaatttttgctattttctacattctagaataatagagaagacatcaaaattatgaaataacacatatggaataaggtagtaaccaaaaaagtgttaagcaactctaaatatatttgagattctccaaaatagccaccctttgccttgatgacagctttgcacactcttggcattctctcaaccagcttcatgaggaatgcttttccaactgtctttaaggagttcccacatatgctgagcacttgttggctgcttttccttcactctgcggtccaactcatcccaaaccatctcaattgggttgaggttgggtgattgtggaggccaggtcatctgatgcagctctccatcactctctttggtcaaacagcccttacacagcctggaagtgtgttttgggtcaatgtccttttgaaaaacaaatgatagtcccactaagcgcaaaccagatgggatggtgtatcgctgcagaatgctgttgtagccatgctggttaaatgtgccttgaattctaaataaatcagtaacagtgtcaccagcaaagcaccccacaccatcacacctcctcctccatacttcacggtgggtaccacacatgcagagatcatccgttcgcctactttgcatctcacaaagacacagcagttggaaccaaaaatctccaatgtggactgatcagaccaaaggacagatttccaccggtctaatgtccattggtcatgttccttggcccaagcaagtctcttattattagtgtcctttttgtagtggtttctttgcagcaattcaaccatgaaggcctgattcagtctcttctgaacagttgatgttgagatgtgtttgttacttgaaatCTATGAAgcacttatttgggctgcaatttctgaggctggtaactctaatgaacttatcctctgcagcagaggtaactctgggtcttcctttcctgagtCAGTTTCAACATAGCgcttggtttttgcaactgcactgaaGAAACTTCCAGATTGACTACCCTTCATGTcttaatggactgtcatttcgctttgcttatttgagctgtggtTCCCTATTTGGTCTTCTATCTGTATACAacccctaccttttcacaacacaactgattggctcaaatgcattaaggaaagaaattccacaaattaacatggcacacctgttaattgaaatgcattgcaggtaaccatacagctggttgagagaatgccaatactGTGCAAAGcagtcaaagcaaagggtggctactttgaagaatcttaaatacaATATATTTGACATTAATCCATTTTATGTCAGTTCTGTCACCATTATTCTACGATgacgaaaatagtaaaaataaaaacccttggtGTCCAAACCTGATTGGTACTAACATGTCCACTTTACCATTTCTCTGCTCAGCAGGGCTATTGAGTTCAAACTTTGACCCTCCACCCACTCCAGTCAAATGTGCGTGCAGCAAAGTAAAGTCTAGTATCAGAGGTACTGGCAGCTGTGGTAGGAGTCTGGTTTGCATGTTAGTGCTGTCTAGTTTGTTGGGTCCTTTTGAATACATCTACATCTTAAAGCTGCAATGTGAAAGCATGTCTAAAAAGCAGTAGAGCGTTCCCATTCGTGTTTCATTTGAGTCTATAGACCAGGGTCAAACAATACTTTTCAGTTATTGAAGGTGGTGTCACAGCAGTTAAGATTCTACAATGATTCTCTAT from the Salmo salar chromosome ssa17, Ssal_v3.1, whole genome shotgun sequence genome contains:
- the LOC106575307 gene encoding retinol dehydrogenase 7 isoform X2, whose product is MFLYLLGLVVFYYLYRWFREIPRVPDKGDKYVYITGCDSGFGNLLARHLDELGFCVIASCFTEKGEEDLRKACSDRFTTLHLDVKKNESVDKAAALIKDKVGARGLWAVVNNAGVAIPSAPCDWLTIDDYKSMLDVNLNGVIAVTLSVLPLIKKARGRVVNVASVFGRISPVGGPYTVSKYGVEAFNDSLRRNMAPFGVKVLCIEPGFFKTTVTDSVVLGKSIKQLWEKMPQQVRDDYGPDYLDKVDVMMREKLAKMSDTDLMKVVSCMEHAISAVRPRTRYSPGWDAKLFWIPMSYMPTGFADWLLLKEAILPAKAVN
- the LOC106575307 gene encoding retinol dehydrogenase 7 isoform X1, encoding MILDMFLYLLGLVVFYYLYRWFREIPRVPDKGDKYVYITGCDSGFGNLLARHLDELGFCVIASCFTEKGEEDLRKACSDRFTTLHLDVKKNESVDKAAALIKDKVGARGLWAVVNNAGVAIPSAPCDWLTIDDYKSMLDVNLNGVIAVTLSVLPLIKKARGRVVNVASVFGRISPVGGPYTVSKYGVEAFNDSLRRNMAPFGVKVLCIEPGFFKTTVTDSVVLGKSIKQLWEKMPQQVRDDYGPDYLDKVDVMMREKLAKMSDTDLMKVVSCMEHAISAVRPRTRYSPGWDAKLFWIPMSYMPTGFADWLLLKEAILPAKAVN